In Nocardia higoensis, the DNA window GAAGACTTCGGCCGGCTCGGGTTGCAGCAGATGCGAGGTGGCGTGCGAATGGCCTTCCTCGAAGCCGGTGAGGGTGCGCGCGGTCGGCACGTCGCGGCGGGTCGAGTGCAGGTAGCAGCGCGCGCCGATCCGGGCGGCCACGATGTGGCCCAGGCCCGTGGCGGTCTCGGCGAAACCGAGCACCACCGCGGCCGAACCCGACGTCGGTGACGAGGTGTATCCACTGCTCGCGGCGCGCACCAGCACCTCGCGCACCCGGTCGCCGAGCCGGTCGCCCGCGGCGAGCACCACCCGGGGATCGGTCGGCAGATGCTTGCCGAGCACGGTGGAGACCAGCAGGTGCGCGCGGCGCGGATTGCGCCGCAGACCCGGCGTGACCAGCGCGCCGATCGGCGGCCGGAGCCACCCGCTCGCCGTGCCGCCGCCCTCCGTTGGGCCTGCGGCTGCCGTCGTCCCGGTCGCCACCTCGTCGGTGCCGACTCCCGCCGCACCGCCGCACGCTGCTTCTCGCAGCTCCAGTCCCAGCGTTCGCGTGGCCCAGGGCGCGCTCATCCCGCCACCGCGGCCGTCAGCAGATCCACGAAGGACACTCCCTTGTTCGCCACCCCGAACACCCGCGCGCGCAGCATGGTCTGGTGCGCCCAGCTGCGATGCGGGCGCATCTCGTTCATCTTGTTCCGGTAGCCCGAGGCCGCCACCCCGCCGACGTCGGCGTGCAGGATGTCGAGCGCGTCGGAGTACTCCTCGTGGGACACCACCGACAGCGCGTGCACCGCCGCCACGTGCGAGGGATGGATGACCGTCTTGCCCTGGATACCGTTGGCCCGGTCCAGGGTGATCTCCCGCAACAGCCCGTCCAGGTCCCGGCTCACCAGGTACTGCCGGAACGGCACCGCGTCGGACTCCTCGAACGGCGCCGTCCGCAGCAGCGGCCGGAACATCCGCTCATGGTCGGCGAAGTACTCCCACACCGGGCCGGTGATGACGAACCCGGTGCCGTCGGCGCGTCCCAGGTAGTTCACGATGTCGGCGATCACGTCGGCGACCACCCGCACGTCGTAGATGGTCAGGTCGCGGTCGCGGCGGATGCCGAAGGTCGAGCACATGTCGGTCGCGCCGATGCGCACCGCCAGTATCCGTTCCCGGTGCTCGGCGAGCATCGCCGCGATATGGGTCAGCTCGGTGTCCCTGGTCTGGCGATGCACCAGAGCGGGCGACTCGAGAACCGGCATACCGAAGACTGTGCGGCCGAGCCGGTCACCGGCGAAGGCTAGCGCGTCGAGGTACTTCTGCCCGGAGACGCTGTCGAACTTGGGGAACACGAAGCCGGCCAGCGCCGCCACGCCGGGGCCGAGCTGGTCGGCCAGTTCGCCGATGGTGTCGGCATCGCGCACCCGCACGAACAACAGCGGGGCGCAATCCCGGTCGCCCGCCAGCTCGTCCAGCGCCGCGACGGCTTGTCTCTTGGCGAACTCGACCTCGTGGTCGGCGACCGCGTCCTCCAGGTCGATCACCATCGAACACACGCCGCGTTCGCCGCGTCTGCGGATGGTGTCGGCCAGATCGGCTCTGGTCGCCGGTACGTACAAGGTGGCCCCGAGGGCGACAGCCAGCAGTTCGCGATCGAGCAGGTCACCGAAGGGTTCGGGCTGGCGATGGAACAGTGTTCTGGCGACGGGGCCTTGCAGCTGCCGGAAGTGGCGCAGCGGCAGTCGCTTCCGCAGGGAGACTTCCTGCCGGAGGGCGACGGAAGCGGTCATCGAAGCTCCATTCTGATGGGCTCAAAGATCTAGGGGATGAAAGAATCGTGGGCTCGTGAGTTATCGGGGTCGTCCTGCTTGTCTTCTCATTCGCTCGACCACACCGGCGATGAATTCGGTGACGGCATCCAGTTCCGTCACATACGCCCAGTAGTCGGGGTGGCGTCCCGACAGTGTCGCGCTGATCCGATCGATGCGTTCGGCCTGCGCGTCCAGCACAGAGCCCCATTCGCTCACGAGGTCCCGGCTGACCGCGAGCATCTGTGCGTCTCGCAGCCGGAATCGTACGTCCTTAACCTTTTCTGCGGGGTCGTCCCGCACGGATCGCAGCATGGCCAGCCGGGCTGTCACGCTGTCGATCAGCTGTTCGGCCTCACCGAGGCCACCCCGCGCGGTGGAGGTCAGTTCAAGGGCGGTCTCCGGGTCGTTCTCGCGCAATGCCGCACGGGCCCGGGCAAGGGCGTCGGCGGCGGCATCGATCGCTCGCTGGCTCTCCCGCTCATTGTTGGCCAAATCCGCCGAACTCGCAGCATGGAACTCCCGCAGCAGCGCCGAGTACGCGGGCGCGAGCCCTCGCGCGCGCGTACGAACGGCGTCGAGTCTGGTGGTCACCGATGCCACCGCGTTGGTCGCGGCCGTCTGCCGAAAGGGAGCCTGTGCCAAAGCTTCTGACAGCTCCTTGACCTGCGCCTGCACCCTGTTCGCGGCCTCCCTGACCCGGCCTGCCTCGGCACCGGAATCCAGGGCTTCCAGTGTGAGCATCGCCTCATCGAGTGCGCCGGATCGCTGCCGCACCGAGGGGTATCCGGCGAACTCCGAGGCCGCGGCCTGCGCGCGGACCCGGGCGGCATCGGCCTTCACCTGCTCGGCCAGCCGGGGCACCATCCGCACGAGATCCACCGCCTCCTCCAGCGCGGCCTGCCGCGGCCGGTAGAAGGCGTCGATCCCGGCGGACGCGTCGGCGAGCTGGGCGAGCACCGAATCGGTTCGGGCCTGCCCCATCGGTAGCCAGGTGTTGTCCCGCTCGGCCGCCTCCAGCTCCTGCGACCAGCTCAGATAGGTGTCGGCGGCGGCGTAGCAACGGGCCCGCACGGGTTCCCAGGCCCGAGCGTGATCCTGGCGGGGGAAGATCTGCTGCGCGGCATGCACCGCGGCCTCGGCCGCGCTCTGCCTGCGGTCCATGTCCAGGAACGCCTGGGCCAGCCTGGCGCGGGCCTGCTGCATCCACTCGTTGTCTCCGGAGGAGCGAAACCATCCCCGCATGCGCCCAGCCACGCCCCGATGGTAGGAGATCGGGCTGTTCACCGGGGTCGACCTCAGTTCCTACGCAAGTCCGGCGAAACCTACTACTGTCGTATGTCGTACCCGGCGATCCGGACAGGCTGGGACCACAGACGAACTAAGGAAAGGGATTCCCGCATGGGTGTCAGTTTGTCCAAGGGCGGCAACGTTTCGCTGACCAAGGCGGCGCCGAACCTGACCGCCGTTGCCGTCGGCCTCGGGTGGGACGTTCGGACCACTACCGGCACCGACTTCGATCTCGACGCCAGCGCGATCGCCACCGGCGCGGACAAGAAGGTCGTCTCCGATCAGCACTTCGTGTTCTTCAACAACCTGAAGTCGCCCGAAGGCAGCATCGAGCACGCGGGCGACAACCGCACCGGTGAGGGCGAAGGCGACGACGAGGTCATCAACGTCGACCTGGCGGGCACCCCGCCGACCATCGAGAGCATCTTCTTCCCGGTCTCGATCTACGACGCCGCCACCCGCCAGCAGTCCTTCGGCCAGGTGCGCAACGCCTACATCCGCGTCGTCGACCGCAGCAACGGCGAGGAGCTGGCCCGCTACGACCTCACCGAGGACGCCTCCACCGAGACCGCCATGGTCTTCGGCGAGCTCTACCGCAACGGCGCCGAGTGGAAGTTCCGCGCCATCGGTCAGGGCTACGCCTCCGGCCTGGAGGGCATCGCCCGCGACTACGGCGTGAACGTCTGACGGATCGTCGTCCGTGGAAGGGGGCTCGCGCACCGAGCCCCCTTCGTCTGTCGTCACCGCCTGCCCTGTGACCGCCTCTTCGTCGGCAGAGGCGGTCACAAACGTTGGACATCCCCGCGATGACCGGCCACGCTGGAACTCGATGTAGCCGATTCACCGTCCATCCATGAAAGGTCCCCGCGTGGTCCTGCGCATTTTCGGCCTGTCCGGCCTCGTCACAGTGGCGTCGCTGGTCGTGGCGTTCCTCTATGGCGGCCCCACCGCGCTGTTCTTGTGCGCGATCCTGGGCATCCTCGAAGTCTCCCTCTCCTTCGACAACGCTGTCATCAACGCCACCGTCCTGCAGCGGATGAGCGAGTTCTGGCAGAAGATCTTCCTCACCGTCGGCGTGCTGATCGCCGTGTTCGGCATGCGCCTGGTGTTCCCCCTCGCGATCGTGTGGGTGACGGCGGGCCTGAACCCGGTCGAAGCGTTCGACCTGGCGCTGAACCCGCCGCCGAACGACGCGCCCACGTTCGCGGACGGCAGCCCCAGCTACGAAACCCTGCTGACCGAGGCGCATCCCTCGATCGCGGCCTTCGGCGGCATGTTCCTGGCGCTGCTGTTCCTGAACTTCATCTTCGAAGAGCGCGAGATCACCTGGCTGAGCTGGCTGGAGCGCCCGCTGGCCCGCGCGGGCAAGCTGGACATGCTCTCGGTCGTGGTGGCCGGTGTCAGCCTGGTGCTGGCCGCGGAGTTCCTCGCCGAAGAGGACGTCCGCGCCACGGTGCTGCTGTCCGGTCTGCTCGGCATGATCGTCTACATCGCCGTCGACGGCCTGGGCTCGATGTTCCACACCGAGGAGTTCGACGAGGAGCACAGCGGCCCGTCGGATCTGGCCAAGGCCACCGGTAAGGCCGGCTTCTTCCTGTTCCTGTACCTGGAAGTGCTCGACGCCTCGTTCTCCTTCGACGGCGTCATCGGCGCGTTCGCCATCACCTCCGACCCGATCATCATCGCGCTCGGCCTGGGCCTGATCGGCGCGATGTTCGTCCGGTCCATCACGGTGTACCTGGTGCGCAAGGGCACGCTCTCGGAGTACGTCTACCTCGAGCACGGCGCCCACTGGGCCATCGGCGCGCTGGCGACCATCCTGATCGTTTCGATCGGCGTGCACATCAACGAGATCATCACCGGTCTGGTCGGTGTCGCCTTCATCGGCGCGGCGTTCACCAGCAGCGTTCTGCGCAACCGGCGTGAGGCCGCTGACGGCGACGGAGCGGGCGAACCCGAGGAAGAGAAGTCCGTGGCGCCGGTCTCCTGACCTTCCCACCGACACGCGGCAGCGATCACTCCGGATCGGAGGGGTCGCTGCCGCTGTCTTTCCGGTCGCCGACTCCAGCGGACCCGGTCCTCAGACCATCCGGTAAGGCAGGTGCAGCGCCTTCGCCCGTCGCACCGACACCCGCGACCACACCGCCCGCTGCAACGCCAACGTCGCCCAACCCGCCAGCGCCATCCCGGTCAGATTCACCGCCAGCTGCACCATGCTTCCCCACACCGCCGAGCCGGCCCCGAATGCCGCACCGAGGGCGATATTGCCCGCGGCGGGCACCGTGGTCACCGAGATGAAGACCCCCACCATGGCGCCGGATCGCGCCGAGGTCAGCGCCAGCGCCCCGGCCGCCGCCGCGATCACCGCGACCACCAGCGACCACCGATCGGGGCTGTAGACGAACTCGGTGTTCGGGTGCGGGCCCGTCACATCGGCGACCGTGATCCAGCCGACCGCCCTGGCCAGCAGCACCAGCAGGAGGGTCGTGGCGATCGCGGCCACGAAGCCGTACACCAGCGTGCGCAAGGCCAGCCGGAACAGGACGTACCGCTTGCGCACCAGCGCGACGCCGAGCGCGGCGATCGCACCGAACTCCGGGCCGAGCACCATCGCCCCGATCACCAAGATCTGCGAATCGAGCACGATCGCGATCGCCGCGATGATCGTCGCCAGCGTCATGAAACTCAGGTAGGCCCAGTTCAGCTCGGACTCCTCATAGGAGCGCTGCGCGACCTCCGCCCACACCACCGTGTCGGCGCTGCTGCCCGGGGTGCGCACCTCGGCCTCGAAACCGCTGCGCGACAACCAGGTTCGCACCTGATCGATCTCGATACTGCCTTCCTGGTGTACCCCCAGCCCGCGCAACCGGTCGATGATGTCGTTGCCCGCCTCCCGCGCCACCTCGGCGAAGATGAGGTCACCCGGCGGTTTCAGAGAAGCGCCCCGGACCAGCGCCAATCCGCTCACCGCCGGATCTTCGGTCATCGTCGCCAGTACGCCCTCGGTCAACGCGGTGGGGGAAAGCACCCTCAACTGCAGCATTCACCCAGTGTCGCCGGTCATCGTGGCGTTCGCCGCGCGAAACCCGCGCGCCGCCACGATCACGCGGTGTGGATCTGGTCGGTCCGCGATCGCGCCCGTCGACCCACCACGCGCGGGCAGGTGTAGGCGAACAGGAAGAACAGCCACACCAGCAGCGACGCCCGGCCCCACACCCCGAACTCGACCACCATCTCCGCCGATTCGCTCGGCTCGCCCGAGCCCAGCAGGTAGAAGTACCGGAACACCCCGACACCGATCGCCATGTCGGCGAACAGGTAGGCGACCACCACCTGCCACGGCACCGCGAGCAGCACGAAGAACGGGATCAACCAGAGCGTGTACTGCGGCGAGTGCACCTTGTGGAAGACCAGGAATCCGCACAGCATCGCCGCGCTCACCGCCACCCACGGATAGACCTCGCCCGCCGCGTACCGCTGCCAGCCGATATAGGCGGCGGCCAGGAACGCGGCCGCGATCAGCACCGGTGAGGCCAGCCCGACCCCGTCGTGCCAGCTCGGCTCCATCTCGGCGAAGCGCCCGACCACCAGGTGATGACTCCAGTACCAGATGGAATTCGTGGTGATATCCGTCTGACGCTGCTGCTGGAAGGTGAACGACGCCCGCCAGCCCTCGTACCCCGCGATGGCGAACGGCAGGTTCACCAGCACCACCGTCGCGATCGCCGCGCCGGCGGTGAGCAGCGCGCCTCGCACGTCGTAACCGCGCATGTCCGGTCGTGTGCCGTCCGGCGCGCGATGGCCGCGTCCGATTCCTCTGGTGAGCACCAGCAGCACCAGCGGCAGGACGAAGATGCCGGGATAGATCTTCAGGCAGAATCCCAGCCCGAGCAGCACCGCCGCGATGATCCCCCTGGTGCGCAGGGAGTACCGGGTCAGCGCGGTCACCACGTACACCGCTGCCACCGCGGTGCACACCACCGGCAGCTCCCAGTTGTGGAAGGCGTAGAGCACCAGCGGCGGCCCGGCCGCCCACAACAGCGCCCACCGGCCCGCCAGCCGGGCCAGCAGCCACGCGGTCAGCAGTGCGAACGGAGCCAGCAGCAGCGCCGAGTGCAGCAGGAACGCCGCGTCGTCGTGCGCGCCGATCGCGCCGAGCCACATCAGGAGTCCGCTGAGCACCGGGTATTCGACAGTTCCGCCGGTCAGCCAGCCGTCGGCGGTGATGGCGCCGTGGATGTAGGGGAAGACGTGGTTGTCGATATCCCGGCCCAGCCACAGGTACTGGATGTCGGAGTAGCAGACCCGCGCGTCCTTGGCGATGTCGAAGGCCACGCTGCGGCCGTCCTCGTAGAACGGCGGTCCGGCACAGCGGGCCTTGTTCAGATATGCCAGCGTCAAGGTGGCGCCGCACAGCAGCAGCACCACCGCCGTCACGGCGCTCCGGCGGGGCACAGGGCCTGCGGGCAACGCGCTGGGGGCGGTTCCGGTCGCCATGATCACCACCCTAGGCGCCGGTCGGCCGGTCGGTAGGCGGCGGCTGTCCGGCTCGACGGGGCCGCCGAGTACGGCCGGTCGGGGCCGTCGCGGCGGCCTCACCGCCCGATTTCGCTGCTCAGCAGGCCCTCATGTAGCCTTGTCGGGTTGCTGACGCAACGAACCCTCCTGCCACGGACCGTCCGTGGCCGTTTCCTAGTCCACAGGAGGTGATTGGTCCGTGCGTCATTACGAAGTGATGGTCATCCTCGATCCGAGCCTGGACGAGCGCACCGTTGGTCCGTCCCTGGATAACCTGCTCTCCGTCGTCAAGACCGAGGGCGGCAAGATCGACAAGGTCGACATCTGGGGCCGCCGCCGTCTCGCCTACGAGATCCGCAAGCAGGCCGAAGGCATCTACGCCGTCATCGATCTCACCGCGACCCCCGCGACCGTGAGCGAGCTCGACCGCCAGCTGGGCCTCAACGAGACCGTGCTGCGCACCAAGGTTCTGCGCCACGGCAAGTAAGGCCGCTACCCCGGGTCCGCGCATGTCCTCGTGAGCGTCGGTGCCTGACTCTAGGCTCTAGCGCGACAGCGAGTGTGTCCGCGACTCACCAGGAGGAACCCACATGGCAGGCGACACGGTCATCACGGTCATCGGTAACCTGACGGCCGACCCCGAATTGCGTTTCACGCCCGCGGGAGCGGCGGTTGCGAACTTCACCGTCGCGTCCACCCCGCGCGTATTCGACCGGAACACCAACGAGTGGAAAGACGGCGAAGCGCTCTTCCTGCGCTGCAACATCTGGCGTGAAGCAGCGGAGAACGTCGCCGAGAGCCTGACCCGAGGCGCTCGCGTCATCGTGAGCGGACGACTCAAGCAGCGCTCCTACGAAACCCGCGAGGGTGAGAAGCGCACGGTCGTCGAACTCGAGGTCGACGAAGTCGGTCCCTCCCTGCGCTATGCCACCGCGAAGGTCAACAAGGCCGGCCGCGGTGGCGGCGGCGGTGGGTTCGGCGGCGGAGGCGGCAACTATGCCGGTTCCTCGGCTCCGGCCAACGCCGGCGGTGGCAATCGTGGTGCGGCAGAAGACGACCCGTGGGGCAGCGCGCCCGCGGCAGGCTCCTTCGGGGGCGGCCGCATGGATGACGAACCGCCGTTCTGAGCTGGTCTCGAACGGCTTCACCGGCCCGCCTCGACGCGGGCCAGACAGAAAACGAAGGTAGAAGACCATGCCTAAGGCGCCCGCGCGCGAAAAGGTGCTGAAGAAGAAGGCTTGCACTTTCTGCAAGGAAAGCAAGTCCGGAACCGTTTCGATCGACTACAAGGACACCGCGCTGCTGCGCAAGTACGTCAGTGATCGCGGCAAGATCCGCGCTCGCCGGGTGACCGGCAACTGCGTGCAGCATCAGCGCGACGTCGCCGTCGCCGTGAAGAACTCGCGTGAGGTGGCGCTGCTGCCTTACGTGTCGACGGCTCGCTGAGCAAGGGAGGCACGCAAATGAAGTTGATTCTGACCGCTGACGTGGACAACCTCGGTGCCCCCGGCGACACCGTCGAGGTCAAGGACGGTTACGGACGCAACTACCTGCTGCCCCGCGGTCTGGCCATCGTCGCCAGCCGTGGCGCTCAGAAGCAGGTCGAGGGCATCCGCCGCTCGCAGGAGGCCCGCCGGGTGCGCGACCTCGATCACGCCAACGAGCTGAAGCAGGCCATCGAGGGCCTGGAGTCGGTCTCGCTGAGCGTGAAGACCGCGGGCACCGGCAAGCTGTTCGGCTCGGTCACCCAGGCCGACGTCGCCGCCGCGATCAAGACCGCGGGCGGCCCCGTGCTGGACAAGCGCAGCATCGAGCTGCCGAAGTCGCACATCAAGGCGACCGGCAAGCACACCATCGCGGTGCACCTGCACCCCGATGTGACCGCGAAGTTCAACCTGCAGGTCGACGCCGCTTCCTGAGCGGCATCGGTTCTGCTCGCCCGTCGTCACCCCCGCTGTACACGCGGGGGTGACGACGGCTGCTCCGCGGACCGGTTGCACGACGTTTGCCGAGATTCCTTCGGGTCGGGTCGATACCCGGTGCGCATAAGCAGTGCTCCGATACCCGCGCGCTCGCGATGTCCTGTGGATCACCGGTGGATGACGACGAAAACCAACCGCCCTCACTGTGACCTAGTTCATATCGAACACCCGCGCTGTTTACCTGACACGCCCGATTGTTCACCTGAGGCGACACGCCGCGAAATTATCTATCCACACCTGTATAGATGCAGAAACAAGCATCTATCAGCGGCTTCGGCGTGCCTGCGCAGGGTTTTCCCCAAGTTGTCCACAGGGGGTGCACAACTGCCGGGTAAACAGTCCACAAGTTATCCACAGCTTCATGCACAGGTGTGTTTGGCGACGGCGTGTCCGGTCGCTAGTGTCCACGCATTGTCCACAATGCAACCCGTGCAGTGGTCGTCTTCGGCCGCCGTGCGCCGGGGTTGCTGGGCCGACCGGTGTGAACGGCGAATCTGTCGGTGCCAGGGAGTAGACATCGTGGACCGGCCTGATCGTCGAGGAGAGAGGACGTCGAGCAGGTGACGACCACCGATGACCGCACGCACCGGGGCGACTTCCCGCCCGAGCCCCCCGGCGAGGACTTCGGCCGTCAGCCACCCCACGACATGGCCGCCGAACAGTCGGTCCTGGGCGGCATGCTGCTCAGCAAGGACGCCATCGCCGACGTGGTGGAAGTGCTGCGCCCCGGCGACTTCTACCGCCCCGCGCACCAGGCCGTCTACGACACCATCCTCGATCTCTACGGCCGCGGCGAGCCCGCCGACCCCGTCACCGTCGCCGCCGGCCTCGAACGCCGTGGCGAGCTCAAGCGCATCGGCGGCGCCCCCTATCTGGTCACCCTGACCCAGACCGTCCCCACCGCCGCCAACGCCGGCTTCTACGCCGAGATCGTCGCGGAGAAGGCCATCCTGCGCCGCCTCGTCGAAGCGGGCACCCGCATCGTGCAATACGGCTACGCGGGCGCCGACGGCCAAGACATCGCCGAGGTCGTCGACCGCGCCCAAGCCGAGGTCTACGAGGTCACCGAACGCCGCACCACCGAGGACTTCCTCCCCCTCGAGGAACTTCTCCAACCCACGATGGACGAGATCGACTCCATCGCCTCCCGCGGCGGCATCTCCCTCGGCGTCCCCACCGGTTTCTCCGACCTCGACGAGATCACCAATGGTCTGCACCCCGGTCAGATGATCATTGTTGCCGCCCGGCCCGGCGTGGGTAAGGCGCTGGCCCTGGACACGCCGCTACCGACTCCCAGCGGCTGGACGACGATGGGGGAGGTCGCCATCGGTGACGAACTCATGGATGCCGACGGCCGACCTACTCGCGTCGTCGCAGCCACGGAGGTCCTCGTCGGCCGACCCTGTTATGAAGTCGAATTCTCCGACGGCACTGTCATCGTCGCGGACGAGCAACACCAGTGGTTGACCGACACACGCGCATCGCGCAGGTCTCCTCGGATCTCTGCAGAAGTCAGGACAACGGGCGAAATCGCCGCGACCCTTCGGTGCAATACGACAGATCGCCGACTCGAGCACTCAGTGACCAATACCCGGGCACTGCAATTGCCAGAGCAGGAACTCTTGATACCGCCGTACACGCTCGGTGCGTGGCTGGGCGACGGCACCGCGAATACCGCCCACATAACCTCGGCGGATCCGGAGATCATCGCGCGAATCGAGGGCGAAGGCATCGTCGCGTCCCGATCCCGCTCGGCGCATCTGCGCTACTCGTTACAGCTCCCTGCAGGGGATCCCGTGGCACCGCGCAACTGCGTGGTGTGTGGGCGAGAGTTCGTCCCGTTCACCAGCGAGGTGCGTACGTGCGGCCGGTCCTGCGGTGGGCGTGCTCGCTTCGTCTCAACTCCCGTCGCGGCGCCGACATGTGCATTGTGCGATGGCCCATCGATCGGCCTCCGGATGTGCCAGGTATGCCGAAATGCTGTCGGCACTCTCCAAGCGCGGCTTCGTACGCTGGGAGTGCTTAACAACAAACACATTCCGATGCAGTATCTGCGAGCGTCCGAAGCCCAGCGGCGGGCAATGCTCGCGGGTCTGCTCGACACCGATGGAACAGTCACCCACGGAGGCTCTGTTCAGTTCTCAGTGACCGACAAGCACCTGTTCGATGACGTCCACGACCTTGTGGTCGGCCTCGGCTACCGCTGCGGCATCTCCACCAAGAGGGTGCGCGGCCGATCGCCGGAAAGGTCAGTGGCCTACACCCTCACTTTTGCGACCGACGACGAGGTCTTCGGACTGTTTCGAAAAGCCACACTCCACAAGGAACGTCGCGCAGCCACGAACACCTCGCGCTCTCGAGCGCGTTATATTGTCGATGTCCGCCGTATCGCGTCCGTACCTGTGCGCTGCGTCGAAGTCGACAATCCCGCCCATCTGTACCTGGCTGGACACGCGATGGTGCCTACCCACAACTCGACGCTCGGCATGGATTTCATGCGCAGTTGCTCGATCAAACACGGTTTGGCCAGCGTCATATTTTCTCTGGAAATGAGCCGTACGGAAATTGTCATGCGCCTGCTCTCGGCCGAAGCGGCGATCAAGCTCGGCGATATGCGCTCGGGCCGCATGAGCGACGACGACTGGACCAAATTGGCCCGCCGGATGAGCGAGATCAGCGAGGCACCGCTTTTCGTCGACGACTCCCCGAACCTGACCATGATGGAAATCCGGGCCAAAGCACGGCGACTCAAGCAGCGTCACGACCTCAAGCTCGTCGTGGTCGACTACTTGCAGCTGATGACCTCCGGCAAGAAAGTGGAATCACGTCAGCAGGAAGTATCGGATTTCTCCCGAAATCTGAAACTGCTCGCCAAGGAATTGGAAGTTCCGGTCGTCGCGATCAGCCAGCTGAATCGCGGTCCGGAACAGCGGACAGATAAACGACCGATGGTCTCCGACCTTCGCGAATCGGGCAGTTTGGAACAGGATGCGGATATGGTCATCCTTTTACATCGACCCGATGCATTCGAGCGTGACGACCCCCGCGGTGGTGAAGCGGACCTAATTCTCGGAAAGCACCGAAACGGTCCTACAGCAACTATTACTGTCGCCCATCAATTGCACCTGAGCAGATTCGTGGACATGGCTCGCGGTTGATTTGCGAGCGCTGTCGAGCTATCCGTCCGGAGCTTTCGAGGCCAAGTTCCGAGGATAAGTTTCGAGAACGCATGATCGGGGACATCACCGGACACGCTGTCGACTCGTTCGGGATCGATCTCGCCGCCGGCAGGGCGATCGGCAGTGGCCGAGTTCGCGCCGCTGGGACCGGCGCTGAGACGCTGGCATACCGACAGCCCGATCATTGAGTGATCCGAGTCACATACTGTCAGGGTTCTCGTCGTCGCGGTGTCTTGTGTTCGAGCCTCTCGGAGCGAAAGGAACACACACCATGAGCAACACCATCGATGTCGTTGTGATCGGCGGCGGGTATGCCGGGGTGATGGCGGCCAATCGTCTGACGCAGCGCGACGACGTAAGCGTCACCGTGATCAATCCGCGCTCTGCTTTCGTCCCACGGCTGCGCTTGCACCAGCTGGTGGGCGGGACGCACGACGCGGTTGTCGACTACAGCGATGTCCTGGCCGAGGGCGTGCGGCTCGTCGTCGACAGCGCGACGCGGATCGACGCGGCCGGGCGCACCGTGGCTCTGGCCGAAGGCGCCCCGCTCGGCTACGACTATCTGATCTACGCCGTAGGGAGCGGCAGCGCGGGACCG includes these proteins:
- the rplI gene encoding 50S ribosomal protein L9, with the protein product MKLILTADVDNLGAPGDTVEVKDGYGRNYLLPRGLAIVASRGAQKQVEGIRRSQEARRVRDLDHANELKQAIEGLESVSLSVKTAGTGKLFGSVTQADVAAAIKTAGGPVLDKRSIELPKSHIKATGKHTIAVHLHPDVTAKFNLQVDAAS
- the dnaB gene encoding replicative DNA helicase; the protein is MTTTDDRTHRGDFPPEPPGEDFGRQPPHDMAAEQSVLGGMLLSKDAIADVVEVLRPGDFYRPAHQAVYDTILDLYGRGEPADPVTVAAGLERRGELKRIGGAPYLVTLTQTVPTAANAGFYAEIVAEKAILRRLVEAGTRIVQYGYAGADGQDIAEVVDRAQAEVYEVTERRTTEDFLPLEELLQPTMDEIDSIASRGGISLGVPTGFSDLDEITNGLHPGQMIIVAARPGVGKALALDTPLPTPSGWTTMGEVAIGDELMDADGRPTRVVAATEVLVGRPCYEVEFSDGTVIVADEQHQWLTDTRASRRSPRISAEVRTTGEIAATLRCNTTDRRLEHSVTNTRALQLPEQELLIPPYTLGAWLGDGTANTAHITSADPEIIARIEGEGIVASRSRSAHLRYSLQLPAGDPVAPRNCVVCGREFVPFTSEVRTCGRSCGGRARFVSTPVAAPTCALCDGPSIGLRMCQVCRNAVGTLQARLRTLGVLNNKHIPMQYLRASEAQRRAMLAGLLDTDGTVTHGGSVQFSVTDKHLFDDVHDLVVGLGYRCGISTKRVRGRSPERSVAYTLTFATDDEVFGLFRKATLHKERRAATNTSRSRARYIVDVRRIASVPVRCVEVDNPAHLYLAGHAMVPTHNSTLGMDFMRSCSIKHGLASVIFSLEMSRTEIVMRLLSAEAAIKLGDMRSGRMSDDDWTKLARRMSEISEAPLFVDDSPNLTMMEIRAKARRLKQRHDLKLVVVDYLQLMTSGKKVESRQQEVSDFSRNLKLLAKELEVPVVAISQLNRGPEQRTDKRPMVSDLRESGSLEQDADMVILLHRPDAFERDDPRGGEADLILGKHRNGPTATITVAHQLHLSRFVDMARG